A genome region from Myxococcota bacterium includes the following:
- the lexA gene encoding transcriptional repressor LexA — translation MEKLPPKQKQVLQLVERFWREHQMSPSIQDIAQSLGVIRPTAYKHLKALKQKGYLSHLAGVGRTWKSLSQEVETWSVPLLGHVAAGQPLLAVEHIEDRIPVQNPEQALQCFALRVKGQSMVEGGIFDKDIVIVRKQSGAHDGDIVVALVDGESATVKKFKRFTSQIGLLPMNQHFDPIIVDSDRVSILGKVIEVRRWLERP, via the coding sequence ATGGAGAAACTACCCCCTAAACAAAAGCAAGTATTGCAGTTGGTGGAACGATTTTGGCGAGAGCATCAAATGTCTCCCTCAATCCAGGACATCGCCCAAAGTTTAGGCGTGATTAGACCCACCGCTTACAAGCATCTCAAAGCGCTCAAACAAAAAGGTTATTTGAGCCATCTAGCGGGCGTGGGCCGAACCTGGAAATCACTCTCCCAAGAAGTCGAAACCTGGAGTGTGCCTTTGCTGGGCCACGTTGCTGCCGGTCAGCCATTATTGGCCGTAGAACATATTGAAGATCGCATCCCGGTACAAAACCCTGAGCAAGCGCTGCAATGTTTCGCCCTCAGAGTCAAAGGCCAAAGTATGGTGGAAGGCGGCATCTTTGATAAAGATATCGTCATCGTCAGAAAGCAATCCGGTGCCCACGATGGCGATATCGTGGTGGCGTTGGTAGATGGTGAATCTGCCACGGTTAAAAAATTCAAACGCTTCACCAGCCAAATAGGGCTCTTGCCCATGAACCAGCATTTCGATCCCATCATTGTGGATTCAGACCGTGTATCGATTTTAGGCAAAGTCATTGAGGTGAGGAGATGGTTGGAAAGACCGTAG